CATACTGATCAATCAGCTCGAGAAGAAGGATCAACCGCTTCCACAAGTGCTCATCGGGTGTTCCTACTCCCCCGGCGCAACCATGTCTAAGGCACCAGACAGGGCCGTCGGGAGCTAGTCCGTAGAGAGCTACCCTTTCGCCCCAAGCATTTCTTCAACTGCCGCACAGGCGCCAAGATCGTGATCCGAAACGGCGGGGGCATCGCACGCTACTCGGCGCAATAGTGAGCGGAACAGCTCCCGCTCGTCGTCGGCAAGTGCACCTAGGACCGCACGCTCCGCTTGGGCCACCCGCTGCTGCAGATCAGCCAATATCGCCAGCCCAGAATCCGTCGCCACGACTATGCGGGCACGGCGATCGGCGGGGTTGAGCTGACGTTCAACCAGGCCAGCCTTCACAAAGTCATCCACCAGGTACGTCATGACGGTTCGATCAATGCCCAGGTGCTGGGCAAGCGCCAGTTGATTGGGCTGCTCACCGCTAACAACGGCCACCAGAACCTGGTAACCCCGAGCCCCATGGGGAAACTCGCCCACAGATTCGCCCATGGCAGCGTTGGTGGCGTTTTGGTAGTTCCGCACAAGAACACCCAGCGTCCACCCAAAGTCCTCGTCGGGACTGGTGTGCGGCTGTGCGGCGGTTGCAGTGTTGCTCATGACTCCCATCATAACGGACATCTACGCTTTACAGCAGATCATATTTGAGTAAGATGATCTGTAGAGCAACGCATATTCACGGAGAAGCCCGTGAGCCTCTTCGCCGGCACGCCGGCGATACCGCAAAAACTAGGAGTACTTCGTGGAACTAGGTGTCTACAGCTTTGG
The Arthrobacter alpinus genome window above contains:
- a CDS encoding MarR family winged helix-turn-helix transcriptional regulator, translating into MSNTATAAQPHTSPDEDFGWTLGVLVRNYQNATNAAMGESVGEFPHGARGYQVLVAVVSGEQPNQLALAQHLGIDRTVMTYLVDDFVKAGLVERQLNPADRRARIVVATDSGLAILADLQQRVAQAERAVLGALADDERELFRSLLRRVACDAPAVSDHDLGACAAVEEMLGAKG